Proteins from a single region of Nocardiopsis dassonvillei subsp. dassonvillei DSM 43111:
- a CDS encoding neutral zinc metallopeptidase encodes MLLGSASAAAIALVALAASILIVATTPQEEPQPTGVDLSAHYDDRLRARPNQVEVDVVDHPLYDVAMPAPVDCDVPELDMDSDESWEEFASVSGECLNRLWEPVFEDLGVSVELPEFAVTRTSPDPPDASPEDGYTLAYYESDLSRVTVVLPNVRHLGALLPPDEREEVWLALMGHEYGHHVQYATGILGVAHGMTWKAENEQAELEALRRTELQAECMAGVGLRGITGADEEALRTANEHFNAGGDLDTHGSAGNRAFWLEQGWSQATVEGCNTYGAATDQVA; translated from the coding sequence GTGCTGCTCGGTTCGGCGAGCGCGGCCGCGATCGCCCTCGTGGCGCTGGCCGCGAGCATCCTCATCGTCGCCACCACCCCCCAGGAGGAGCCCCAGCCCACCGGCGTCGACCTGTCCGCCCACTACGACGACCGCCTCAGGGCGCGGCCCAACCAGGTGGAGGTCGACGTCGTCGACCACCCCCTCTACGACGTCGCCATGCCCGCACCGGTCGACTGCGACGTCCCCGAGCTGGACATGGACTCCGACGAGTCCTGGGAGGAGTTCGCGTCCGTCTCCGGGGAGTGCCTGAACAGGCTGTGGGAGCCGGTGTTCGAGGACCTGGGCGTGTCCGTGGAGCTGCCCGAGTTCGCCGTCACCCGGACCTCTCCCGACCCCCCCGACGCCAGCCCGGAGGACGGGTACACGCTCGCCTACTACGAGAGCGACCTGAGCCGCGTCACCGTCGTGCTGCCCAACGTGCGCCACCTGGGCGCCCTGCTCCCCCCGGACGAGCGCGAGGAGGTCTGGCTCGCCCTGATGGGCCACGAGTACGGCCACCACGTGCAGTACGCCACCGGCATCCTGGGCGTCGCGCACGGCATGACCTGGAAGGCCGAGAACGAACAGGCCGAACTGGAGGCGCTGCGCCGCACCGAGCTCCAGGCCGAGTGCATGGCCGGGGTGGGCCTGCGCGGGATCACCGGCGCCGACGAGGAGGCGCTGCGCACGGCCAACGAGCACTTCAACGCCGGAGGCGACCTGGACACGCACGGCAGCGCGGGCAACCGGGCGTTCTGGCTGGAACAGGGCTGGTCGCAGGCGACCGTGGAGGGCTGCAACACCTACGGCGCCGCCACCGACCAGGTCGCCTGA
- a CDS encoding FAD-dependent oxidoreductase: MSSSEPEQHSTAAPLRVAVIGSGPAGVYAADALTRQRRVPVRVDVMDRLPTPYGLVRYGVAPDHTKIKGVARALRRILEHPDVRFVGGVEFGADLTRADLARTHHAVVYATGASVDRRMDVPGEDLPGSVAATDFVNWYCGHPDTALERFVLDAEEAVVVGAGNVALDVVRILAKTADELRHTDIPQPVLDVLAASRVRTVHLLSRRGPLQAKFTAPELRDLLALPGADVVVRPEQVDIDPTAVGTGSPETRDVARAARTNLRLLAEHAARGPRGRDRTVRLHFWARPVEVLGGEEGRVSGVRVEETRLDADGRLTGTGRTTDLPAGMVLRSVGYAGVALPGVPFDTEGRTVPQEGGRVLDAEGGAVQGDYVAGWIKRGATGVIGTNKSDAAATVRALLEDAGALRTAAPELVPLETVLDERGVAHSDYEDWLRIDTAEADQAVELDRGERVKLHGWEAYRRVVGG; the protein is encoded by the coding sequence ATGAGCTCCTCCGAACCTGAGCAGCACAGCACCGCCGCACCGCTCCGGGTGGCCGTGATCGGCTCCGGCCCGGCGGGCGTCTACGCCGCCGACGCCCTGACCCGGCAGCGGCGCGTACCCGTGCGGGTCGACGTCATGGACCGCCTGCCCACGCCCTACGGGCTGGTGCGCTACGGGGTGGCCCCCGACCACACCAAGATCAAGGGCGTGGCCCGGGCGCTGCGCAGGATTCTGGAACACCCCGACGTGCGCTTCGTCGGCGGGGTCGAGTTCGGCGCCGACCTCACCCGCGCCGACCTGGCCCGCACCCACCACGCCGTCGTCTACGCCACCGGCGCCAGCGTCGACCGCCGCATGGACGTGCCGGGGGAGGACCTGCCCGGCAGCGTCGCGGCCACCGACTTCGTCAACTGGTACTGCGGGCACCCCGACACCGCCCTGGAGCGGTTCGTGCTCGACGCCGAGGAGGCCGTCGTGGTCGGGGCGGGCAACGTCGCCCTGGACGTGGTGCGCATCCTCGCCAAGACCGCCGACGAGCTCCGCCACACCGACATCCCCCAGCCGGTCCTGGACGTGCTCGCCGCCAGCCGCGTGCGCACCGTCCACCTGCTGTCGCGGCGCGGCCCCCTCCAGGCCAAGTTCACCGCGCCCGAGCTGCGCGACCTGCTCGCGCTGCCCGGCGCCGACGTCGTCGTGCGACCCGAACAGGTGGACATCGATCCCACCGCCGTGGGCACCGGCTCCCCCGAAACCCGCGACGTCGCCCGGGCCGCCCGCACCAACCTGCGGCTCCTGGCCGAACACGCCGCCCGCGGGCCCCGCGGGCGGGACCGCACCGTGCGGCTGCACTTCTGGGCCCGGCCCGTGGAGGTCCTGGGCGGGGAGGAGGGGCGCGTGAGCGGCGTGCGGGTGGAGGAGACCCGCCTGGACGCCGACGGACGTCTGACCGGGACCGGCCGGACCACCGACCTGCCCGCCGGGATGGTGCTGCGCTCGGTGGGGTACGCGGGCGTCGCGCTGCCCGGGGTGCCCTTCGACACCGAGGGGCGCACCGTCCCCCAGGAGGGCGGGCGCGTCCTGGACGCCGAGGGAGGCGCGGTCCAGGGGGACTACGTGGCCGGATGGATCAAACGGGGCGCCACCGGGGTGATCGGCACCAACAAGTCCGACGCCGCCGCGACCGTGCGCGCCCTGCTGGAGGACGCCGGGGCGCTGCGCACGGCGGCCCCGGAGCTGGTGCCGCTGGAGACCGTGCTGGACGAGCGCGGGGTGGCCCACAGCGACTACGAGGACTGGTTGCGCATCGACACAGCCGAGGCCGACCAGGCCGTGGAGCTGGACCGGGGCGAGCGGGTCAAGCTCCACGGCTGGGAGGCCTACCGCAGGGTCGTCGGCGGCTGA
- the dxs gene encoding 1-deoxy-D-xylulose-5-phosphate synthase: MALFESIHNPEALKRLPADQLPALAQEIRDFLVDSCSQTGGHLGPSLGVVELTIALHRVFDSPKDPIIFDTGHQAYAHKVLTGRHDFTNLKSEGGLSGYPSRAESEHDFVENSHASTALSYADGMAKANEVRGRTDRTVVAVIGDGALTGGMAWEALNNIAERRDRRLVIVVNDNGRSYSPTMGGLADHLASLRMAPGYEQALDLAKTTLNRTPVVGQPLYEALHGIKKGLKDAIQPQMMFEDLGLKYLGPIDGHDEQALEKALRRARDFGGPAIVHCITQKGKGYAPAENHDEDQFHAPGPFDVATGQAKPGPKAVKWTSVFADTMVEIGAERPDVVAITAAMLHPTGLNKFAEAYPERTFDVGIAEQHAATAATGMAMNGLHPVVAVYATFLNRCFDQVLMDAALHRQGVTFCLDRAGITGNDGASHNGMWDMSILQVVPGLRLAAPRDAERLRALVREAVAVEDAPTVVRYPKGAVAEQLDAVGRVGSMDLLRRAADGGNSKDLLIVGVGTMAQVACEVADRMAAQGLGVTVIDPLWVKPLDEALVAEAAEHSVVAVIEDNGRTGAVGDAVARLLRDHDVDMPVRTFGIAQEFLDHAKRDDILREQGLTPQELSRSLTETVSRHTDGAKSAGELADETA, translated from the coding sequence GTGGCACTGTTCGAGTCGATACACAATCCGGAAGCGCTCAAGAGGCTTCCGGCCGACCAGCTCCCTGCGCTGGCACAGGAGATCCGGGACTTCCTGGTCGACTCCTGCTCCCAGACCGGCGGGCACCTGGGCCCCAGCCTCGGCGTCGTCGAGCTGACCATCGCGCTGCACCGGGTCTTCGACTCCCCGAAGGACCCCATCATCTTCGACACCGGGCACCAGGCCTACGCGCACAAGGTGCTCACCGGCCGCCACGACTTCACCAACCTCAAGTCCGAGGGCGGCCTGTCCGGATACCCCTCCCGCGCAGAGTCCGAGCACGACTTCGTCGAGAACTCCCACGCCTCCACCGCGCTGTCCTACGCCGACGGCATGGCCAAGGCCAACGAGGTGCGGGGCCGCACGGACCGCACCGTGGTCGCCGTCATCGGCGACGGCGCCCTCACCGGCGGCATGGCCTGGGAGGCGCTCAACAACATCGCCGAGCGCAGGGACCGGCGCCTGGTCATCGTGGTCAACGACAACGGCCGCTCCTACTCGCCCACCATGGGCGGTCTGGCCGACCACCTCGCCTCCCTGCGCATGGCCCCCGGCTACGAGCAGGCCCTGGACCTGGCCAAGACCACCCTCAACCGCACGCCCGTGGTCGGCCAGCCCCTCTACGAGGCGCTGCACGGCATCAAGAAGGGCCTCAAGGACGCCATCCAGCCGCAGATGATGTTCGAGGACCTGGGCCTGAAGTACCTCGGTCCCATCGACGGCCACGACGAGCAGGCCCTGGAGAAGGCGCTGCGCCGCGCCCGCGACTTCGGCGGCCCGGCGATCGTCCACTGCATCACCCAGAAGGGCAAGGGCTACGCCCCGGCCGAGAACCACGACGAGGACCAGTTCCACGCCCCCGGCCCCTTCGACGTGGCCACCGGCCAGGCCAAGCCCGGCCCCAAGGCCGTCAAGTGGACCTCGGTCTTCGCCGACACCATGGTGGAGATCGGCGCCGAGCGCCCCGACGTGGTGGCCATCACCGCCGCCATGCTCCACCCCACCGGCCTCAACAAGTTCGCCGAGGCCTACCCCGAGCGCACCTTCGACGTGGGCATCGCCGAGCAGCACGCCGCCACCGCGGCCACCGGCATGGCCATGAACGGCCTGCACCCGGTCGTGGCCGTCTACGCCACCTTCCTCAACCGCTGTTTCGACCAGGTGCTCATGGACGCCGCCCTGCACCGCCAGGGCGTCACCTTCTGCCTGGACCGCGCCGGGATCACCGGCAACGACGGCGCCAGCCACAACGGCATGTGGGACATGTCCATCCTCCAGGTGGTCCCGGGCCTGCGCCTGGCCGCGCCCCGCGACGCCGAGCGCCTGCGCGCCCTGGTGCGCGAGGCCGTCGCCGTCGAGGACGCGCCCACCGTCGTGCGCTACCCCAAGGGCGCGGTCGCCGAGCAGCTGGACGCCGTGGGCAGGGTCGGCTCCATGGACCTGCTCCGCCGCGCCGCCGACGGCGGCAACTCCAAGGACCTGCTCATCGTGGGCGTGGGCACCATGGCCCAGGTCGCCTGCGAGGTCGCCGACCGGATGGCCGCCCAGGGGCTGGGCGTCACCGTCATCGACCCCCTGTGGGTCAAGCCGCTGGACGAGGCCCTGGTCGCCGAGGCCGCCGAGCACAGCGTCGTCGCGGTCATCGAGGACAACGGCCGCACCGGCGCGGTCGGCGACGCCGTGGCCCGCCTGCTGCGCGACCACGACGTGGACATGCCGGTGCGCACGTTCGGCATCGCGCAGGAGTTCCTGGACCACGCCAAGCGCGACGACATCCTGCGCGAGCAGGGCCTGACCCCCCAGGAGCTGTCCCGCAGCCTCACCGAGACGGTCTCCCGGCACACCGACGGCGCCAAGTCCGCCGGCGAACTGGCCGACGAGACCGCCTGA
- a CDS encoding sulfite exporter TauE/SafE family protein, whose amino-acid sequence MPVELSAASFLAPSGHGLLAPTDVAAFVVAAAVAVLLGAAVQSTVGLGLGLVAAPVLSFLDPTLVPGALLVAVIVLPGLTLLQEWRHVDWRGLAWGLPARLPGTALGVWVVAVLEPRALAGAVGAMVLVAVALSLWSLRVRITPVSLVAAGTLSGLTGTATTIGGPPMALLYQYEEPARVRATLAAFFLLGGAVSLAALALGGQMDARTAAVGACAIPLVVAGFFAGTALRRRVDAGRLRAALLAVVAASALGLLAQAFLG is encoded by the coding sequence GTGCCCGTAGAACTCTCCGCCGCCTCCTTCCTGGCCCCCAGCGGCCACGGTCTGCTCGCCCCCACCGACGTGGCGGCGTTCGTCGTCGCCGCGGCGGTCGCCGTCCTCCTCGGGGCCGCGGTGCAGAGCACCGTCGGCCTCGGCCTCGGGCTGGTCGCCGCGCCCGTCCTGTCCTTCCTGGACCCCACCCTCGTACCGGGGGCGCTCCTGGTCGCCGTGATCGTCCTGCCCGGACTCACGCTCCTGCAGGAGTGGCGGCACGTGGACTGGCGCGGCCTCGCCTGGGGGCTGCCCGCGCGCCTGCCCGGAACCGCCCTGGGGGTGTGGGTGGTGGCCGTCCTGGAGCCCCGCGCCCTGGCGGGCGCGGTCGGGGCGATGGTGCTGGTGGCCGTCGCCCTCTCGCTCTGGTCCCTGCGGGTGCGCATCACCCCCGTCTCGCTCGTGGCGGCCGGAACCCTGTCCGGGCTCACCGGCACCGCCACCACGATCGGCGGCCCGCCCATGGCGCTGCTCTACCAGTACGAGGAGCCCGCCCGGGTCCGCGCCACCCTGGCCGCGTTCTTCCTGCTGGGCGGCGCGGTCTCGCTGGCGGCCCTGGCCCTGGGCGGCCAGATGGACGCCCGGACCGCCGCCGTCGGGGCCTGCGCGATCCCCCTCGTGGTCGCGGGCTTCTTCGCCGGGACCGCGCTGCGCCGCCGCGTCGACGCCGGGCGGCTGCGCGCTGCCCTGCTGGCGGTGGTGGCGGCCTCCGCGCTGGGGCTGCTCGCCCAGGCCTTCCTGGGCTGA
- a CDS encoding styrene monooxygenase/indole monooxygenase family protein — translation MRRILVVGAGQSGLQLAVGLLGEGYEVTLATEAGPEEVRAGRVTSTQCLFGPALRRERRHGLAFWDDRAPAVRGVGFRVADRAGAGAPALSWVGALDEHAQSVDQRLKMSAWLDLFVRRGGALLRGRVLAEDLERLAADHELTVVASGRGALSEVFPRDTRRSHFRSPQRSLALAYVTGAGPHPDGPVLSRTVVPGAGEVTTLPTYSLAGVCEAVMVEAVPGGPLDRPLPPGASGEEVLAGLLDVLYREAPWEYERLAHARLADPGAALRGGYAPVVREPVARLANGTPVLGMADSVVANDPVTAQGANMASFGAEVYRRAVVDHGRRPFDEAFMRSAFAAYWRLASQVTAWSRVLLTAPPHLEELYRLAARHQETADRFANCFSDPGDLIGWFLHPERALAYVDGVRRAEPARSSHLPIS, via the coding sequence ATGCGCAGGATCCTCGTCGTCGGAGCCGGACAGTCCGGACTCCAGCTGGCCGTCGGCCTGCTGGGCGAGGGGTACGAGGTGACCCTGGCCACCGAGGCCGGGCCTGAGGAGGTCCGCGCCGGGCGGGTCACGTCCACGCAGTGCCTCTTCGGCCCCGCCCTGCGCCGCGAGCGCCGCCACGGCCTCGCCTTCTGGGACGACCGCGCGCCCGCCGTCCGCGGCGTCGGGTTCCGCGTGGCCGACCGCGCCGGGGCGGGCGCCCCCGCCCTGTCCTGGGTCGGCGCGCTGGACGAGCACGCCCAGTCGGTCGACCAGCGGCTCAAGATGTCGGCCTGGCTCGACCTGTTCGTCCGGCGCGGCGGCGCCCTCCTGCGCGGGCGCGTCCTGGCCGAGGACCTGGAACGGCTCGCCGCCGACCACGAACTCACCGTCGTCGCCTCCGGGCGCGGCGCGCTCTCCGAGGTCTTCCCCCGCGACACCCGGCGCTCGCACTTCCGGTCCCCGCAGCGCTCCCTGGCGCTGGCCTACGTGACCGGCGCCGGGCCCCACCCCGACGGGCCCGTGCTCAGCCGCACCGTCGTCCCCGGCGCGGGGGAGGTCACCACCCTGCCCACCTACTCCCTGGCCGGGGTCTGCGAGGCCGTCATGGTCGAGGCGGTGCCCGGCGGCCCCCTGGACCGGCCGCTGCCCCCCGGCGCCTCCGGCGAGGAGGTCCTCGCGGGCCTGCTGGACGTGCTGTACCGCGAGGCGCCCTGGGAGTACGAGCGCCTGGCCCACGCCCGCCTCGCCGACCCGGGGGCGGCCCTGCGCGGCGGCTACGCGCCGGTGGTGCGCGAACCCGTCGCCCGCCTGGCGAACGGAACCCCCGTCCTGGGCATGGCGGACTCCGTGGTCGCCAACGACCCCGTCACCGCGCAGGGGGCCAACATGGCCTCCTTCGGCGCCGAGGTCTACCGCCGCGCCGTCGTCGACCACGGACGTCGGCCCTTCGACGAGGCCTTCATGCGCTCGGCGTTCGCCGCCTACTGGCGCCTGGCCAGCCAGGTGACCGCGTGGAGCAGGGTCCTGCTCACCGCTCCGCCGCACCTGGAGGAGCTGTACCGCCTCGCCGCGCGCCACCAGGAGACGGCCGACCGCTTCGCCAACTGCTTCAGCGACCCCGGCGACCTGATCGGGTGGTTCCTGCACCCCGAACGGGCACTGGCCTACGTGGACGGCGTCCGGCGCGCCGAACCCGCACGGTCATCCCATCTCCCTATCTCCTGA
- a CDS encoding sugar ABC transporter permease has product MTQQTPVSKAPATGAGGSAESKRDPRLLTTAASPKGWLDALRRNLRGGELGPIPVVVGLILIAVVFQSANDRFLSPQNLSNLTVQIAAIGLMTTGVIMVLLLGEIDLSIGSVAGLAAAVLGVLAVKQGVSEWLAIGAALAVGLVVGLLHGVVFAKLGVPAFVVTLAGLLGWQGLHLYLMGADGTINTSPSGPISLLTQTFFVPVVGWALAVLAVVLYVVSVAAVERRRRQANLPYKPWTEILFRAALLFVPILVAVWVLNQYKGVPLAFLIFVGFVVVLDLVLRKTRYGRMVYAVGGNAEAARRAGINVDMIRISVFGIASALAALGGIMLTSRNFAASVATGGGEELMMAIAAAVIGGTSLFGGRGNAYSALLGGLVLGAITSGLLLLQMDTSVRFMITAAVLLIAVILDSVSRRGRKTHARGGA; this is encoded by the coding sequence ATGACCCAGCAGACCCCCGTCTCCAAGGCGCCCGCCACGGGTGCGGGCGGCTCCGCCGAGTCCAAGCGCGACCCGCGCCTGCTGACCACGGCGGCCTCGCCCAAGGGCTGGCTCGACGCCCTGCGCCGCAACCTGCGCGGCGGCGAACTGGGCCCGATCCCCGTGGTCGTCGGCCTGATCCTCATCGCCGTCGTCTTCCAGTCGGCCAACGACCGGTTCCTGTCGCCGCAGAACCTGTCCAACCTGACGGTGCAGATCGCCGCCATCGGCCTGATGACCACCGGCGTGATCATGGTCCTGCTGCTCGGCGAGATCGACCTGTCCATCGGCTCGGTCGCCGGACTGGCCGCCGCGGTCCTGGGCGTGCTGGCCGTCAAACAGGGCGTCTCGGAATGGCTCGCGATCGGCGCGGCCCTGGCCGTCGGCCTCGTGGTGGGCCTGCTCCACGGCGTCGTCTTCGCCAAACTCGGGGTACCGGCCTTCGTGGTCACCCTCGCCGGACTGCTGGGCTGGCAGGGCCTGCACCTGTACCTGATGGGCGCCGACGGCACCATCAACACCAGCCCGAGCGGGCCGATCTCGCTGCTGACGCAGACCTTCTTCGTCCCGGTGGTGGGCTGGGCGCTCGCCGTCCTGGCCGTCGTCCTGTACGTGGTCTCCGTGGCGGCGGTGGAGCGGCGCAGGCGCCAGGCCAACCTGCCCTACAAGCCCTGGACCGAGATCCTCTTCCGGGCGGCCCTGCTGTTCGTGCCGATCCTGGTCGCGGTGTGGGTGCTCAACCAGTACAAGGGCGTGCCGCTGGCCTTCCTGATCTTCGTGGGCTTCGTGGTCGTGCTCGACCTGGTCCTGCGCAAGACCCGCTACGGCCGCATGGTCTACGCCGTCGGCGGCAACGCCGAGGCGGCGCGCCGCGCCGGCATCAACGTGGACATGATCCGCATCTCGGTGTTCGGGATCGCCTCCGCCCTGGCCGCCCTGGGCGGGATCATGCTGACCTCGCGCAACTTCGCGGCGAGCGTGGCCACCGGCGGCGGCGAGGAGCTGATGATGGCCATCGCCGCCGCGGTCATCGGCGGCACCAGCCTCTTCGGCGGGCGCGGCAACGCCTACTCCGCCCTGCTGGGCGGCCTGGTCCTGGGCGCGATCACCTCCGGCCTGCTGCTGCTCCAGATGGACACCTCGGTCCGGTTCATGATCACCGCCGCCGTCCTGCTGATCGCGGTCATCCTGGACTCGGTCTCCCGCCGGGGACGCAAGACCCACGCCAGGGGAGGCGCCTGA
- a CDS encoding ATP-binding cassette domain-containing protein gives MSTPVLELSGISKTFGAVRALSDVDFHVGEGEVVALLGDNGAGKSTLVKVISGAHPADSGGVITWDGKPVSINAPSDAQRLGIATIYQDLALCDNLDIVGNLFLGNEKLHFPGTLDEVEMEGRAMELLDSLSVRIPSLRVPVASLSGGQRQIIAIARSLLGKPRVVMLDEPTAALGVAQTAQVLDLIERLRDQGLGVLLISHNMADVRAVADRAVVLRLGRNAGNFPVAETSYEEIVAAITGAADNPVSRRSERTGASALATEDK, from the coding sequence ATGAGCACACCAGTCCTGGAACTGTCCGGGATCTCCAAGACCTTCGGCGCCGTCCGCGCCCTGAGCGACGTCGACTTCCACGTCGGCGAGGGCGAGGTCGTCGCCCTGCTCGGCGACAACGGCGCCGGCAAGTCCACGCTGGTCAAGGTCATCTCCGGAGCGCACCCCGCCGACAGCGGCGGTGTCATCACCTGGGACGGCAAACCGGTCAGCATCAACGCCCCCTCCGACGCCCAGCGCCTGGGGATCGCCACCATCTACCAGGACCTCGCCCTGTGCGACAACCTGGACATCGTCGGCAACCTCTTCCTGGGCAACGAGAAACTGCACTTCCCGGGCACCCTCGACGAGGTCGAGATGGAGGGCCGGGCCATGGAGCTGCTGGACTCGCTGTCCGTGCGCATCCCCAGCCTGCGCGTCCCGGTGGCCTCCCTCTCCGGCGGCCAGCGCCAGATCATCGCCATCGCCCGCTCCCTGCTGGGCAAGCCGCGCGTGGTGATGCTCGACGAGCCCACCGCCGCCCTGGGCGTCGCCCAGACCGCCCAGGTCCTCGACCTCATCGAGCGCCTGCGCGACCAGGGCCTGGGCGTGCTGCTGATCAGCCACAACATGGCCGACGTGCGCGCGGTGGCCGACCGCGCCGTGGTCCTGCGCCTGGGCCGCAACGCCGGGAACTTCCCCGTCGCCGAAACCAGCTACGAGGAGATCGTGGCCGCCATCACCGGTGCCGCCGACAACCCGGTCAGCCGCCGCTCCGAGCGCACCGGCGCCTCGGCCCTGGCCACGGAGGACAAGTGA
- a CDS encoding substrate-binding domain-containing protein — MNARRFTPRHTTAGFAAAGAALALLVSGCGSLTTTGGEAEQETHTVEEGFHVGLLLPDLHTARYEAFDRPFFEEAMGELCPNCEISYANADQSVSEQQTQAQAMLTDGVDVLVLDPVDAAAAAGTVNEAKSQGVPVIAYDRLAEGGADMYVSFDNNRVGQVQAESLLEALEEEGSTGDGSIVVMHGSPTDPNAAMAVGLATGEDPELGEHTLTEVEDGGGETVPAVLLEPIAVTAENVGDTVVSDGIYSIEEICTDDYADTDFCQEAL; from the coding sequence TTGAACGCACGACGCTTCACACCGCGGCACACGACTGCCGGCTTCGCCGCCGCGGGAGCCGCTCTCGCCCTCCTCGTCTCCGGTTGTGGCTCGCTCACGACCACCGGCGGCGAGGCCGAGCAGGAGACCCACACCGTGGAGGAGGGCTTCCACGTCGGACTGCTCCTGCCCGACCTGCACACGGCCCGCTACGAGGCCTTCGACCGCCCCTTCTTCGAGGAGGCGATGGGCGAACTGTGCCCCAACTGCGAGATCTCCTACGCCAACGCGGACCAGTCCGTGAGTGAGCAGCAGACCCAGGCCCAGGCCATGCTGACCGACGGTGTGGACGTGCTGGTCCTGGACCCGGTGGACGCCGCCGCCGCGGCCGGGACGGTCAACGAGGCCAAGTCCCAGGGCGTGCCCGTGATCGCCTACGACCGCCTCGCCGAGGGCGGCGCGGACATGTACGTCTCCTTCGACAACAACCGCGTCGGCCAGGTCCAGGCCGAGTCGCTGCTGGAGGCCCTGGAGGAGGAGGGCAGCACCGGTGACGGCTCGATCGTGGTCATGCACGGCTCGCCCACCGACCCCAACGCCGCCATGGCCGTCGGCCTGGCCACCGGCGAGGACCCCGAGCTGGGCGAGCACACGCTCACCGAGGTCGAGGACGGAGGCGGCGAGACCGTCCCCGCCGTCCTGCTGGAGCCGATCGCGGTCACCGCGGAGAACGTCGGCGACACGGTCGTCTCGGACGGGATCTACAGCATCGAGGAGATCTGCACCGACGACTACGCCGACACGGACTTCTGCCAGGAAGCCCTGTAG
- a CDS encoding RNA-guided endonuclease InsQ/TnpB family protein codes for MAGVSKIVVQLGLTPSPEQAAVLASTLRALNTHATRVAKVAHEQGVMRDYELRKHTYRQLRAAEVGSQAARHVIKKVCDAYRTRRANLDNGDYGPKGSVRRTRIGSTPIAFRAGSAHPYDARDLSFAMDARTISLWTFQGRLQDVPFTGSADQVKALAGHKRGEADLLRRDGAWFLAVTVEVPDAPEQEPDGFVGVDLRIINIATTSDGQVMAGRRINRYRRRRLRLRQKLQAKGTRSAKRLLRKRRRKEARHADTNHQISKRIVAEAERTGRGISLENLTGIRARVRQRRPQRATLHSWSFHQLGAFIAYKARLKGVPVVFVDPAHSSRECAACSYTHRANRVSQALFICRSCGVVAHADRNASRVLARRCQEAWNAGRKSHVPPGHP; via the coding sequence ATGGCGGGCGTGTCGAAGATCGTCGTGCAGCTCGGGCTCACGCCGTCGCCCGAGCAGGCGGCGGTGCTGGCTTCGACCCTGCGCGCGCTCAACACCCACGCCACCCGGGTGGCGAAGGTGGCCCACGAGCAGGGCGTGATGCGCGACTACGAGCTGCGCAAGCACACCTACCGGCAGCTGCGTGCGGCCGAGGTGGGCTCACAGGCGGCCCGACACGTGATCAAGAAGGTGTGCGACGCCTACCGCACCCGCCGCGCCAATCTGGACAACGGCGACTACGGGCCGAAGGGATCAGTCCGCCGCACGCGGATCGGGTCCACACCCATTGCCTTCCGCGCGGGCTCGGCGCACCCCTACGACGCGCGCGACCTGTCGTTCGCGATGGACGCGCGCACGATCTCGCTGTGGACCTTCCAGGGCCGGTTGCAGGACGTGCCGTTCACCGGTTCTGCCGACCAGGTCAAGGCGCTGGCCGGGCACAAGCGCGGTGAGGCCGACCTGCTCCGCCGCGACGGCGCCTGGTTCCTCGCGGTGACCGTGGAGGTGCCCGACGCCCCCGAGCAGGAGCCGGACGGGTTCGTGGGGGTGGACCTGAGGATCATCAACATCGCCACCACCAGCGACGGCCAGGTCATGGCCGGGCGCAGGATCAACCGGTACCGCCGCCGCCGGCTCAGGCTGCGCCAGAAGTTGCAGGCCAAGGGCACCCGCTCCGCCAAGCGCCTGCTCAGGAAGCGCCGCCGCAAAGAAGCACGGCATGCCGACACCAACCACCAGATCTCCAAACGCATCGTGGCCGAGGCCGAACGCACCGGGCGCGGCATTTCCCTCGAAAACCTGACGGGGATTCGCGCGCGGGTACGGCAACGCAGGCCCCAACGGGCCACGCTGCACTCCTGGTCCTTCCACCAGCTGGGCGCCTTCATCGCCTACAAGGCCCGCCTGAAAGGTGTGCCGGTGGTCTTCGTGGACCCGGCGCACTCCTCACGCGAGTGCGCCGCATGCTCCTACACTCACAGGGCCAACCGGGTCTCACAGGCCTTGTTCATCTGCCGGTCGTGCGGCGTCGTTGCGCACGCGGACCGCAATGCTTCCCGTGTCCTGGCCCGCAGGTGCCAGGAGGCGTGGAACGCGGGGCGGAAGTCACACGTCCCACCCGGCCACCCCTAA